A window from Corynebacterium urogenitale encodes these proteins:
- the dapD gene encoding 2,3,4,5-tetrahydropyridine-2,6-dicarboxylate N-succinyltransferase, with product MTAAIGNGFATLTADGTVLDVWFNDFDLAESAPAEAGTTQLEASELGQEALDLVGEDDLRGTQRVAVKTVIADLSHAPADAYDAYLRLHLISGRKLQPHGCNLDGVFGLLSNVVWTNHGPCAVEGFELTRARLQAQRGPVTVYSIDKFPRMVDYVIPTGVRIGDADRVRLGAHLAEGTTVMHEGFVNFNAGTLGSSMVEGRISGGVVVGDGSDVGGGASIMGTLSGGGKAVISIGEKCLLGANSGVGISLGDNVTVEAGLYVTFGTKVTVRGIIAEEADVEDGDVVKAAELSGKSNILFRRNSVSGAVEAVPNLTAVELNEALHKN from the coding sequence ATGACTGCAGCTATTGGTAATGGATTTGCAACCCTCACCGCAGACGGCACTGTGCTGGACGTGTGGTTCAACGATTTCGACCTGGCGGAGTCCGCTCCAGCCGAAGCTGGCACCACCCAGTTGGAGGCCTCCGAACTTGGTCAGGAGGCCCTTGACCTCGTCGGCGAGGATGATCTGCGTGGCACCCAGCGTGTGGCAGTGAAAACGGTCATCGCCGACCTCAGCCATGCACCCGCTGACGCCTACGACGCTTATCTGCGCCTCCACCTGATCTCTGGCCGCAAGCTCCAGCCGCACGGCTGCAACTTGGACGGAGTCTTCGGCCTGCTGAGCAACGTCGTATGGACAAACCACGGCCCGTGCGCTGTGGAAGGCTTCGAGCTCACACGAGCCCGCCTGCAGGCACAGCGCGGTCCGGTCACGGTGTACTCCATCGACAAGTTCCCGCGCATGGTCGATTACGTCATCCCCACTGGCGTCCGCATCGGCGATGCCGACCGCGTGCGCCTTGGTGCTCACCTAGCGGAAGGTACCACGGTCATGCACGAGGGCTTCGTGAACTTCAACGCGGGCACCCTCGGCTCCTCGATGGTCGAGGGTCGCATTTCCGGTGGCGTGGTTGTCGGCGATGGCTCCGATGTCGGCGGCGGCGCATCGATCATGGGCACACTGTCCGGTGGCGGCAAGGCCGTGATCTCCATCGGCGAGAAGTGCCTGCTGGGCGCGAACTCCGGTGTGGGCATCTCCCTAGGCGATAACGTCACGGTAGAAGCTGGCCTGTACGTCACCTTTGGCACGAAGGTCACCGTGCGTGGCATCATCGCCGAGGAGGCGGATGTGGAGGATGGCGACGTGGTGAAGGCCGCCGAGCTATCCGGAAAGTCCAATATCCTCTTCCGCCGCAACTCCGTCTCCGGCGCTGTCGAGGCCGTGCCGAATCTGACCGCCGTGGAGCTCAACGAGGCTCTGCACAAGAACTAG
- a CDS encoding TIGR00730 family Rossman fold protein — protein sequence MDNHTAADAPRDFGLRGPVMLRGQALKDKQKSTTDQRLLGEQASTDWLHTDPWRVMRIQSEFVDGFGALAKIPKAITVFGSARVKEDHPYYALGRELGQAISEAGYATITGGGPGLMEAPNRGAHESGGMSIGLGIELPMEQGLNHWVDLGLNFRYFFVRKTMFLKYSQAFICLPGGFGTLDELFEALVMVQTEKIQRFPIILIGKEFWGGLVDWIHTRLVEEGMIGPTDPDLIFLTDSPQEAVDFCVQAHAERIDHLMERREELLAEQAHLDREIQRMQGE from the coding sequence ATGGACAACCACACAGCGGCAGATGCGCCGAGAGACTTTGGGCTGCGCGGCCCCGTCATGCTGCGCGGACAGGCGCTGAAAGATAAGCAGAAATCCACCACTGATCAACGTCTGCTGGGGGAGCAGGCCAGTACAGACTGGCTGCACACCGACCCGTGGCGGGTCATGCGTATTCAATCCGAATTCGTCGATGGCTTCGGCGCGCTCGCGAAAATCCCGAAGGCGATCACCGTCTTCGGCTCCGCACGCGTGAAGGAAGATCATCCTTATTACGCACTCGGCAGGGAACTCGGACAGGCCATCAGTGAGGCGGGCTACGCGACCATCACCGGTGGAGGACCAGGGCTCATGGAAGCTCCGAACCGCGGTGCCCACGAAAGCGGTGGCATGTCCATTGGGCTAGGCATTGAGCTGCCAATGGAGCAGGGACTCAACCACTGGGTAGACCTGGGGCTCAACTTCCGCTACTTTTTCGTGCGCAAGACCATGTTCCTCAAGTACTCGCAGGCCTTCATCTGCCTACCAGGTGGCTTCGGCACACTGGATGAGCTCTTCGAGGCACTCGTGATGGTGCAGACCGAGAAGATCCAGCGCTTTCCGATCATTCTCATCGGCAAAGAATTCTGGGGCGGGCTTGTGGATTGGATCCACACGCGGCTTGTGGAGGAAGGCATGATTGGCCCCACTGATCCGGACTTGATCTTCCTTACCGATTCGCCACAAGAGGCCGTGGACTTTTGCGTGCAAGCTCACGCCGAGCGGATCGATCACCTCATGGAGCGGCGAGAAGAGCTGCTCGCTGAACAGGCACACTTGGATCGAGAAATTCAACGGATGCAAGGCGAGTAG
- the fdxA gene encoding ferredoxin: MTYTIAQPCVDVMDRACVEECPVDCIYEGKRSLYIHPDECVDCGACEPVCPVEAIFYEDDVPEEWEEFNDANAAFFDDLGSPGGAAKLGPQDFDVELVAQLPPQAE, encoded by the coding sequence ATGACCTACACCATTGCGCAGCCATGTGTTGACGTCATGGACCGCGCCTGCGTGGAAGAATGCCCTGTCGATTGCATCTACGAAGGTAAGCGCTCCCTCTACATCCACCCCGATGAGTGCGTGGACTGCGGTGCCTGCGAGCCCGTGTGCCCCGTCGAGGCTATCTTCTACGAGGACGATGTGCCTGAGGAATGGGAAGAGTTCAACGATGCCAACGCGGCCTTCTTCGACGACTTGGGTTCCCCGGGCGGTGCGGCCAAGCTCGGCCCACAGGATTTCGACGTTGAACTCGTCGCACAGCTGCCTCCACAAGCTGAGTAG
- a CDS encoding amino acid permease: protein MTTPTVDTDTQLGHGLKTRHLTMMGLGSAIGAGLFLGTGVGIQAAGPAVLLSYVVAGILVIFVMRMLGEMAAARPASGSFATYGRQAFGDWAGFSLGWLYWFMLIMVMGTEITGAGAIMGAWFGVEGWIPGLIAVVFFTIVNLASVRGFGEFEYWFAFIKVAVIVVFLVIGFALLFGIFPNYDSPGLSHFADFMPNGVSGLAVGLLAVAFAFGGIEIITIAAAESEKPSESIAAAVKAVIWRISVFYLGSVFLISALLPYETLGGADVAAESPFTRILELADIPGVVTFMEVIIVVALLSAFNAQIYATSRLVFSFSEQGYAPKLFNKVNEHKVPTIAVISSLVFAFVSVALQVWGPANLINILFNAVGGALLVIWAMITLSAIRLRPHFEREGLLKVRMWAYPFLPWFTFIMVVGLGVLMLWDESARMQVVTVAVVFGALSITGFFVGKARKEPVKDDTLTR, encoded by the coding sequence ATGACAACTCCTACCGTAGACACAGATACGCAGCTAGGGCACGGTCTGAAGACCAGACACCTCACGATGATGGGACTGGGGTCCGCTATTGGCGCGGGTCTGTTCCTCGGTACGGGTGTGGGTATCCAGGCCGCTGGCCCTGCAGTCCTCCTCTCCTACGTCGTCGCCGGAATTCTCGTGATCTTCGTCATGCGAATGCTCGGCGAGATGGCCGCGGCGCGCCCTGCCTCTGGTTCCTTCGCTACGTACGGTCGCCAAGCTTTCGGCGACTGGGCCGGATTCTCCCTCGGCTGGCTGTACTGGTTCATGCTCATAATGGTGATGGGCACTGAAATCACCGGCGCCGGCGCGATCATGGGTGCCTGGTTCGGTGTTGAAGGATGGATCCCCGGTCTCATCGCCGTAGTCTTCTTCACCATCGTTAACCTGGCCTCAGTACGCGGCTTCGGCGAATTCGAATACTGGTTCGCTTTCATCAAGGTCGCAGTCATCGTGGTCTTTTTGGTGATCGGCTTTGCCCTCCTGTTCGGCATCTTCCCGAACTACGATTCCCCTGGTCTGTCCCACTTCGCAGACTTCATGCCGAACGGTGTCTCCGGTTTGGCCGTGGGCCTGCTCGCCGTCGCCTTCGCCTTCGGAGGCATTGAGATCATCACCATCGCCGCTGCGGAATCCGAAAAGCCATCGGAATCCATCGCCGCCGCCGTTAAGGCTGTGATCTGGCGCATCTCCGTGTTCTACCTTGGCTCCGTGTTCCTGATTTCGGCGCTGCTTCCGTACGAAACCCTGGGTGGTGCTGATGTCGCAGCAGAATCTCCTTTCACCCGCATCTTGGAATTGGCGGATATTCCGGGCGTGGTGACCTTCATGGAGGTCATCATCGTCGTCGCACTGCTGTCGGCATTCAACGCGCAGATCTACGCCACCTCGCGATTGGTTTTCAGCTTCTCCGAGCAGGGCTACGCGCCAAAGCTGTTCAACAAGGTGAACGAGCACAAAGTTCCCACCATCGCCGTTATTTCTTCCCTTGTCTTCGCCTTCGTTTCCGTCGCTCTGCAGGTCTGGGGTCCGGCAAACCTCATCAACATTCTGTTCAACGCAGTGGGGGGCGCTTTGCTGGTGATCTGGGCGATGATCACTCTCTCCGCCATTCGCCTGCGCCCTCACTTCGAACGCGAGGGTCTACTGAAGGTACGGATGTGGGCTTACCCATTCCTGCCATGGTTTACCTTCATCATGGTTGTGGGACTCGGCGTGCTGATGCTGTGGGATGAAAGCGCCCGTATGCAGGTAGTGACCGTGGCCGTGGTCTTCGGCGCGCTGTCCATTACCGGCTTCTTCGTCGGCAAGGCACGCAAGGAACCTGTAAAGGACGACACCCTGACGCGCTAG
- the dapE gene encoding succinyl-diaminopimelate desuccinylase produces MTTNTGHNTQPNTDSASTNPPADEVPGNAENRAKYGHFVGSGQLNLTADPVKLTAALVDIYSESHEERAIADALEPALRAIDNVEVTRRGNTLVARTHRNLGDRVILAGHIDTVPPADNLPSRIGVDENTGEEMLYGLGSVDMKSGAACYIHAFATLANAEELSRDLTLVLYECEEIATRFNGLHKLVESDPELLEGSLALLGEPSNAQIEAGCQGTLRIKVTAHGQRAHSARAWLGNNALHKLSRVMVRVADYTPLTVDIDGLTYREGLNVVVAQSGVATNTIPDEAWAFVNFRFAPNRSVEEALEHTFDVLGVGTPDNPAEGFTVKIDDTAAGALPGLDRPAAAALVEATGGNVGPKFGWTDVACFSRLDIPAVNFGSGDPGLAHTKNERCPIHQIRTVSDQLLDYLTR; encoded by the coding sequence ATGACTACGAATACTGGACACAACACCCAACCGAACACGGATTCCGCCTCGACAAATCCGCCTGCTGACGAGGTCCCGGGCAACGCAGAAAACCGCGCCAAGTACGGACACTTTGTCGGTAGCGGTCAGCTCAATCTCACGGCTGATCCTGTGAAGTTGACGGCCGCTCTCGTGGATATCTACAGCGAATCCCACGAAGAGCGCGCGATTGCCGACGCTCTCGAGCCTGCCCTGCGCGCTATCGATAATGTCGAGGTAACGCGTCGTGGCAACACTCTGGTTGCCCGCACTCATCGCAACCTCGGCGATCGTGTGATCCTCGCTGGTCACATCGATACGGTGCCACCGGCGGACAACCTCCCCTCCCGCATTGGAGTGGATGAGAATACGGGCGAAGAGATGCTGTACGGCCTGGGCAGTGTGGACATGAAGTCCGGCGCTGCCTGCTACATTCACGCATTTGCCACACTGGCCAATGCCGAGGAGCTTTCTCGGGACCTTACTTTGGTGCTATACGAATGCGAGGAAATTGCCACCCGCTTCAATGGTCTGCACAAGCTCGTGGAGAGCGACCCAGAATTGCTCGAAGGTTCCTTGGCCCTGTTGGGTGAGCCTTCGAATGCGCAGATCGAGGCCGGCTGCCAAGGCACCCTGCGTATTAAAGTCACCGCTCATGGTCAACGTGCCCACTCGGCTCGAGCGTGGCTCGGTAATAACGCGCTGCACAAATTATCCAGAGTCATGGTCCGGGTCGCGGATTACACGCCACTGACGGTAGATATCGATGGATTGACCTATCGCGAGGGGCTTAATGTTGTCGTCGCCCAATCTGGCGTGGCAACGAACACGATTCCCGATGAAGCTTGGGCCTTCGTGAACTTCCGCTTCGCTCCGAACCGCAGCGTGGAGGAAGCACTGGAGCACACTTTTGATGTGCTTGGCGTGGGCACCCCGGACAATCCCGCCGAGGGTTTCACAGTGAAGATCGACGATACTGCCGCGGGCGCGCTGCCGGGGCTCGACCGCCCCGCAGCTGCAGCGCTCGTGGAAGCCACGGGTGGCAACGTCGGGCCCAAGTTCGGTTGGACGGACGTGGCCTGCTTCAGCCGTCTGGATATCCCTGCTGTGAACTTCGGTTCCGGTGACCCAGGGCTGGCCCACACCAAAAACGAACGCTGCCCGATCCACCAGATCAGGACAGTGAGTGATCAGCTCCTCGACTACCTCACGCGCTAA
- a CDS encoding leucyl aminopeptidase family protein, which translates to MSTIPSIPQPVVSITYGDTSSRVEGSEVIDVAIVPGKKGVELNADGVWELGVLEESERLIDLNDSPEFFDQGWRGAGAALVRRLNTVIEGHPVKAKKHLVQISLPQTTSANNLRNLAIGLTVGGHSFVSTNTKRPAKVRTVHIVAASELNRETMAQAVEEGTALGSATCLSRDLANAPANVKSPAWLAEQAKSLVKNIDGVKVKLRDAEWLDRKGFGGILAVGKGSSRPPMLIQLVWDPEEVGKKRRRNTVLLVGKGVTFDTGGISVKPAAGMDTMRTDMTGGASVIAAFRELASRQVNRKIVALIPTAENMVDGNSYRPGDVVEHYGGITTEVTNTDAEGRMLLADAISYGCKKFKPSTVISIATLTGAAKVALGVRTGAVFAPTFSRAVKVARRGASVGERWWPLPQPEYLEDKVDSQIADVRQCPPGPGAITAAMFLRRFTRDTPLIHLDIAGPGRAESVYDEVTPVGTGFGARTLVQWLAH; encoded by the coding sequence GTGAGCACTATACCCAGCATTCCCCAGCCCGTAGTGTCCATAACCTACGGGGACACGTCCTCCCGCGTAGAGGGAAGTGAAGTCATCGACGTAGCGATCGTGCCTGGTAAGAAAGGGGTGGAGCTCAACGCCGATGGTGTCTGGGAACTCGGTGTCCTCGAAGAATCTGAGAGGCTCATCGACCTCAATGACAGTCCGGAGTTCTTCGACCAAGGGTGGCGCGGAGCTGGCGCCGCACTGGTGCGCCGGCTCAACACAGTGATTGAAGGTCATCCAGTTAAGGCCAAGAAGCACCTCGTTCAGATCTCGCTCCCGCAGACGACAAGTGCGAATAATCTGCGGAACCTGGCCATTGGTCTGACTGTCGGCGGGCACTCATTCGTTAGCACTAACACCAAGCGTCCGGCCAAGGTACGTACCGTGCACATTGTGGCGGCCAGCGAGCTGAATCGCGAAACGATGGCTCAGGCCGTGGAGGAGGGTACGGCACTTGGTTCCGCAACCTGCCTCAGCCGTGACCTTGCTAACGCCCCGGCGAACGTGAAGTCGCCCGCATGGCTGGCTGAACAGGCGAAGTCCCTCGTCAAGAACATCGATGGGGTGAAGGTTAAGTTGCGCGATGCCGAGTGGCTGGACCGCAAGGGCTTCGGTGGAATACTCGCCGTGGGTAAGGGTTCCTCGCGTCCGCCGATGCTGATCCAACTGGTCTGGGATCCCGAAGAAGTCGGAAAGAAGCGTCGCCGGAACACCGTGCTGCTCGTCGGCAAGGGCGTGACCTTCGATACCGGTGGCATCAGCGTGAAGCCGGCAGCCGGAATGGACACTATGCGCACGGACATGACTGGCGGCGCCTCCGTCATCGCCGCCTTCCGTGAACTGGCGAGCCGCCAGGTGAACCGCAAGATCGTCGCCCTCATCCCAACCGCCGAGAACATGGTGGACGGCAACTCCTACCGCCCGGGTGACGTGGTGGAGCACTATGGCGGAATTACTACTGAAGTGACCAACACTGATGCTGAGGGGCGGATGCTGCTCGCGGATGCTATCAGCTACGGCTGCAAGAAGTTTAAGCCTTCGACTGTCATCAGCATTGCCACCCTCACGGGGGCAGCGAAGGTGGCGTTGGGCGTGCGCACGGGTGCGGTTTTCGCCCCGACGTTCTCCCGCGCAGTGAAGGTCGCCCGCCGTGGAGCTTCCGTTGGCGAGCGTTGGTGGCCGCTGCCACAGCCCGAGTACTTGGAGGACAAGGTTGATTCCCAGATCGCCGATGTTCGTCAGTGTCCACCGGGTCCGGGTGCGATCACCGCTGCGATGTTCCTGCGCCGTTTCACCCGTGATACGCCGCTGATCCACCTGGATATCGCTGGTCCGGGCCGTGCCGAATCCGTTTATGACGAGGTAACCCCGGTCGGTACCGGGTTCGGTGCACGCACTCTTGTACAGTGGTTGGCACACTAA
- the mshB gene encoding N-acetyl-1-D-myo-inositol-2-amino-2-deoxy-alpha-D-glucopyranoside deacetylase, with protein MTKDLAGTTIVAVHAHPDDESIWTGLLLAQAKRRGAHVHVITCTLGEEGEVIGPKYASLQMDGNGMLGGYRIAELQRALRALGLEQDPDLLGGVGFWRDSGMVGTPSIERAMAFANESHEAHFTQQVEQLVARLQELKPDVLVTYGPDGGYGHPDHIRAHHITHAAVESGEVPSVRQILWAVTEQQAVAQGLRGAVIPEGWTYPHDGEIASVDASEVDLRVHGDAADVEAKRLAMRAHATQVWVADGSVSDVNPQAAIVPEEAPMLWCLSNMIAQPLVETESYTVGYTADRSSSAGVGDADYARRLVEEGTGRDGQEDGEE; from the coding sequence GTGACCAAAGACCTCGCTGGTACAACCATCGTCGCAGTTCACGCGCATCCCGATGACGAAAGTATCTGGACCGGGTTACTGCTTGCCCAGGCGAAACGTCGCGGGGCACACGTCCACGTCATCACCTGCACGCTGGGTGAAGAGGGTGAAGTGATTGGCCCGAAGTATGCCAGCTTGCAGATGGATGGCAACGGGATGCTCGGTGGCTATCGCATCGCGGAGCTGCAGCGGGCGCTCCGCGCGCTCGGGCTCGAACAGGATCCAGACCTTCTGGGCGGTGTGGGATTCTGGAGGGATTCCGGTATGGTCGGCACTCCTTCCATCGAACGGGCAATGGCCTTTGCCAATGAAAGCCATGAGGCGCACTTCACGCAGCAGGTTGAACAGCTGGTAGCTCGCCTGCAGGAGCTGAAACCCGATGTGCTTGTGACTTACGGACCGGATGGTGGTTACGGCCACCCCGACCATATTCGTGCCCACCACATCACCCATGCTGCAGTAGAAAGTGGTGAGGTTCCCAGCGTGCGACAGATCCTTTGGGCCGTCACAGAGCAACAAGCGGTGGCACAAGGCCTGCGCGGCGCTGTCATTCCCGAAGGCTGGACTTACCCACACGACGGAGAGATAGCCAGCGTTGACGCGAGTGAAGTAGACCTCCGCGTTCACGGAGATGCTGCCGACGTTGAGGCCAAGAGATTGGCGATGAGAGCCCACGCCACACAGGTCTGGGTGGCAGATGGGTCTGTGAGTGACGTTAATCCTCAGGCAGCTATCGTGCCCGAAGAGGCGCCGATGCTATGGTGCTTGTCCAACATGATCGCACAGCCGCTCGTTGAGACGGAGAGCTACACAGTGGGCTACACGGCTGATCGATCGAGCTCGGCTGGCGTAGGCGATGCGGACTACGCTCGGCGCCTTGTGGAGGAGGGAACTGGCCGCGATGGCCAAGAAGATGGCGAAGAATAG
- the dapC gene encoding succinyldiaminopimelate transaminase, which produces MSVQRVPVGDRLPDFPWDSLAEATATAKSHPDGIVDLSVGTPVDPVAPTIQLALAESAAVPGYPQTKGTPRLRESIVGAMARRFGVEGLDAERDVLPVIGTKEAIAWLPTLLGLSSDHTVMIPELAYPTYEVSAKLAGASVVRRDSLLSVGPQTPALIYLNSPANPHGQVLGVEHLRKFVDFARQRGTIIVSDECYLGLGWEGQRPVSILDPAVCEGDFTNLIAVHSLSKTSNMASYRAGWLAGDGELIQELLEIRRHAGLMNPGPIQAAMVTALEEDGHEHVQKELYRTRREQLRAALENAGFTIEHSEAGLYLWATEGRDGRETVARLAQLGILCAPGDFYGPKGSKHVRVGLTATDEKIEAAVQRLAAGLPE; this is translated from the coding sequence ATGTCTGTGCAGCGCGTACCTGTCGGTGATCGCCTCCCTGATTTTCCGTGGGATTCCCTCGCCGAGGCCACTGCCACGGCAAAAAGCCACCCGGACGGCATTGTCGATTTGTCCGTCGGCACCCCGGTGGATCCAGTGGCGCCCACGATCCAATTGGCGCTTGCGGAATCGGCCGCTGTGCCCGGTTACCCACAGACGAAGGGCACTCCGCGTCTGCGTGAGTCCATTGTGGGGGCGATGGCTCGTCGCTTCGGCGTGGAGGGACTGGACGCCGAGCGTGACGTGCTGCCGGTGATCGGTACAAAAGAAGCGATCGCATGGTTGCCAACGTTACTGGGACTGAGCAGCGATCACACGGTGATGATCCCAGAGCTGGCTTACCCTACCTACGAGGTGTCTGCGAAGCTCGCCGGCGCATCCGTCGTGCGCAGGGATTCCCTCCTGTCCGTCGGACCGCAGACTCCAGCACTGATTTATCTCAACTCCCCGGCAAATCCCCATGGCCAGGTCCTCGGGGTCGAGCACTTACGAAAGTTCGTGGATTTCGCCCGGCAGCGTGGCACCATCATCGTTTCCGATGAGTGCTACCTGGGCCTTGGCTGGGAAGGCCAGCGTCCCGTGTCCATCCTGGATCCTGCGGTGTGTGAGGGCGACTTCACGAATCTCATCGCCGTGCACTCGCTTTCTAAGACTTCCAACATGGCTTCCTACCGTGCCGGTTGGTTGGCTGGCGATGGTGAGCTCATTCAGGAGCTTTTGGAAATCCGTCGTCATGCAGGCCTGATGAACCCGGGGCCGATCCAAGCCGCGATGGTTACGGCTCTGGAGGAAGACGGCCACGAGCACGTGCAGAAGGAGCTGTACCGCACACGTCGTGAACAGCTGCGCGCCGCTTTGGAGAACGCAGGATTTACCATTGAGCACTCCGAGGCTGGCCTGTACTTGTGGGCCACCGAGGGCCGTGATGGACGGGAAACTGTGGCCCGTCTGGCCCAGTTGGGCATACTGTGCGCACCCGGTGACTTCTACGGCCCGAAGGGCAGTAAGCACGTGCGCGTTGGTCTGACCGCAACCGACGAGAAGATCGAGGCAGCCGTACAGCGACTGGCTGCGGGTCTGCCGGAGTAA
- a CDS encoding methyltransferase domain-containing protein: MLSDVIDLLADPVDGTELSAGDAQWRTLVSTSGHSYDVARQGYVTLAGGAGLRYSGDDASMIDARETFLSGGHFAPFVESVTHHVEAVLDDAGVAVDAQPGIVEVGAGTGYYLSHALDTIENSRGVGLDVSTAAAKRLASAHPRVGAVVADAWSRLPLRDASIDTIMVVFAPRNAAEFARVLKPEGEVVVLTADAGHLAELREPLGIIDVEKGKVDRMIAQASGHLDPVGESEIVEFTMNLDQASIAAQIGMSPSARHIHPDVLQERIAGLPDSMQVTARAAITRLKHLA, translated from the coding sequence GTGCTGTCTGACGTCATTGATTTGCTCGCGGATCCAGTAGATGGAACTGAGCTATCCGCAGGTGATGCGCAGTGGCGCACCTTGGTTTCCACCTCGGGCCACAGCTACGACGTGGCTCGCCAGGGCTATGTCACGCTGGCCGGTGGGGCTGGTTTGCGCTATTCCGGCGATGATGCGTCCATGATCGACGCGCGTGAAACCTTCCTCTCTGGCGGGCACTTCGCTCCTTTCGTTGAGAGCGTGACCCACCACGTGGAAGCAGTTCTTGACGACGCCGGGGTAGCAGTTGATGCGCAACCGGGCATTGTTGAGGTTGGCGCGGGTACGGGGTACTACCTGTCTCACGCTTTGGACACGATCGAGAATTCCCGAGGTGTGGGATTGGATGTGTCCACTGCTGCCGCAAAGCGCTTGGCGTCTGCGCACCCTCGGGTCGGCGCTGTTGTTGCGGATGCGTGGTCTCGTCTTCCTTTGCGCGACGCCAGCATCGACACAATCATGGTTGTCTTTGCACCTCGAAACGCCGCCGAGTTCGCGCGTGTACTGAAGCCGGAGGGTGAAGTCGTGGTACTCACCGCCGATGCGGGTCACTTGGCTGAACTCCGCGAACCACTGGGAATCATCGACGTGGAAAAGGGCAAGGTCGATCGCATGATCGCCCAAGCCTCCGGCCACCTTGACCCGGTAGGTGAATCCGAAATTGTGGAGTTCACGATGAACCTAGACCAGGCATCCATTGCTGCCCAGATCGGGATGAGCCCGTCGGCCCGGCACATTCACCCCGATGTGCTGCAGGAGCGCATCGCTGGCTTGCCGGACTCCATGCAGGTAACCGCACGCGCGGCGATCACCCGCCTGAAGCACCTGGCATAG
- a CDS encoding DivIVA domain-containing protein, with the protein MYWVISLVGALLVGALLTYLLAAVFGRGENLPPATANPWAEQHRAQLNENPITADTVGTVEFTQSLRGYNTEEVDRYLQRITATLREYENGQRGSSAYETRHDTTEEHTP; encoded by the coding sequence ATGTATTGGGTTATTTCGTTAGTCGGTGCGCTGCTCGTCGGGGCACTACTGACTTACCTACTGGCTGCAGTGTTTGGGCGCGGCGAGAACCTCCCTCCAGCGACCGCCAACCCATGGGCGGAACAACACCGAGCTCAGCTAAATGAAAATCCCATCACTGCAGATACCGTGGGGACAGTGGAATTTACCCAATCGTTGCGCGGGTACAATACCGAGGAAGTCGATCGCTACCTGCAGCGAATCACCGCCACGCTCCGTGAATACGAAAACGGACAGCGTGGCAGCAGCGCCTACGAAACACGACACGACACGACCGAGGAGCATACACCGTGA
- a CDS encoding pseudouridine synthase codes for MSTPDLLVVDKPHGLPSTPNGALLRATAQTMLRVRRHEPELTAAHRLDRLTGGLLLFVRRPQARGFFQTQFQGHTVRKTYEAVTAVRDVDTVLRTSVAAELGATVASGKRTRIDLRMRKIRHDPQVHVTGTTEPGKPTVTWVTRIGERSFRLEPTTGHTHQLRVLMNHLGLPIAGDDTYPHYRPHNLWDPDTEKLQLRAVQLELDVLEGKRRVFRAPSLGMEPTR; via the coding sequence GTGAGTACCCCAGATCTACTGGTGGTGGATAAGCCTCACGGGCTTCCCTCGACCCCGAATGGTGCGCTCTTGCGTGCAACTGCCCAGACCATGCTGCGAGTGCGTCGGCATGAACCGGAGCTCACCGCAGCGCATCGTCTCGACCGACTCACGGGTGGGCTGCTCCTCTTCGTTCGACGCCCACAGGCCCGCGGATTCTTCCAAACCCAGTTTCAAGGCCACACGGTGCGCAAAACCTATGAGGCTGTCACGGCTGTCCGCGATGTTGACACTGTCCTCCGAACTTCGGTTGCCGCAGAGCTGGGTGCGACCGTGGCTTCCGGCAAACGGACGAGGATTGATCTCCGTATGCGCAAGATCAGGCACGACCCGCAAGTCCACGTGACGGGAACTACTGAGCCTGGGAAGCCGACGGTCACGTGGGTAACTCGGATAGGGGAGCGGAGCTTTCGCCTGGAGCCAACGACCGGCCATACCCATCAGCTGCGAGTGCTGATGAATCACCTCGGTCTGCCGATTGCCGGTGATGACACCTATCCGCACTATCGACCGCACAACCTCTGGGATCCGGATACGGAAAAGCTCCAGCTGCGTGCGGTGCAGCTGGAGCTTGACGTGTTGGAAGGAAAGCGCCGGGTGTTTCGCGCTCCCTCGCTGGGGATGGAACCGACGCGCTAG